One window of the Streptomyces sp. NBC_00259 genome contains the following:
- a CDS encoding zinc-dependent alcohol dehydrogenase codes for MELTARAFWLSSPGHGVIRDVVLPEPGDDDVVVRTLCSGVSRGTESLVFRGGVPESQHSAMRAPFQDGEFPGPVKYGYLNVGIVEEGPQHLVGRTVFCLYPHQSRYVVPASAVTPVPDTVPAGRAVLAGTVETAVNALWDAAPLVGDRIAVVGAGMIGASVAALLARFPGVRVQLVDAEPARAAVAAALGVDFALPEDALGDCDLVVHASATEAGLTRALELLAPEGTVLELSWYGDRRISVPLGEAFHSGRLVLRGSQVGRVSEARRSRRSFADRLALSLELLADPAFDALVTGECAFEDLPKAMARIAAGELPGLCHRVLYDTPATGDRA; via the coding sequence ATGGAGCTCACCGCCCGCGCCTTCTGGCTCAGTTCCCCGGGTCACGGCGTGATCCGGGACGTCGTCCTGCCCGAGCCGGGCGATGACGACGTGGTGGTGCGCACGCTCTGTTCCGGGGTGAGCCGGGGCACGGAAAGCCTCGTCTTCCGCGGCGGCGTACCGGAGAGTCAGCACTCGGCCATGCGGGCGCCGTTCCAGGACGGCGAGTTCCCCGGGCCCGTCAAGTACGGCTACCTCAATGTGGGCATCGTCGAGGAGGGGCCGCAACATCTCGTCGGCCGTACGGTCTTCTGCCTCTATCCGCACCAGAGCCGGTACGTCGTGCCGGCGAGCGCCGTGACCCCGGTGCCGGACACCGTCCCCGCCGGGCGGGCCGTGCTGGCCGGGACGGTGGAGACCGCGGTGAACGCCCTGTGGGACGCCGCACCGCTGGTCGGCGACCGGATCGCCGTCGTCGGGGCCGGCATGATCGGCGCTTCCGTCGCCGCGCTGCTGGCCAGGTTCCCCGGCGTCCGCGTCCAGCTGGTCGACGCCGAACCCGCGCGCGCCGCCGTGGCCGCCGCGCTGGGCGTCGACTTCGCGCTGCCCGAGGACGCCCTGGGCGACTGCGACCTCGTCGTCCACGCGAGCGCCACCGAGGCCGGGCTCACGCGTGCACTGGAGCTCCTCGCCCCGGAGGGCACCGTCCTGGAGCTGAGCTGGTACGGCGACCGCCGGATCAGCGTGCCGCTCGGGGAGGCCTTCCACTCCGGGCGGCTGGTGCTCCGCGGCAGCCAGGTGGGCAGGGTGTCCGAGGCCCGCCGCTCGCGCCGCAGCTTCGCCGACCGGCTGGCGCTGTCGCTCGAACTGCTCGCCGACCCCGCCTTCGACGCCCTGGTCACCGGCGAGTGCGCCTTCGAGGACCTGCCGAAGGCCATGGCCAGGATCGCCGCGGGCGAGCTTCCCGGGCTGTGCCACCGCGTGCTGTACGACACGCCCGCCACCGGGGATCGCGCCTGA
- a CDS encoding glycosyltransferase family 4 protein, with protein sequence MPGTVDDPAAPSGGNTYDRRVCRELPQLGWQLHEHTVTGDWPRPGDGARAELARVLRESADGSLVLLDGLVACAAPDIVVPEAERLRLTVLVHLPLGDETGLAPEAAAALEAGERRTLRAAAAVVATSEWAARRLVELHGLAPGRVHVAAPGADVAPLANSTANSTANSIANGDPAGAAYDDTDSAAPRLLCVASVTPRKGQHELVEALAAVAGLPWSCVLVGSLGQAPDYVARLRELVEEHGLGDRVHLAGPRTGPELNASYAAADLLVLASHNETYGMVATEALARGVPVLATAVGGLPEAVGRTPDGSVPGVLVPPQDPQALVAALRHWLAEPGERRRSKAAARRRRTALAGWETTARSLAKALEQVRLNPLEAV encoded by the coding sequence ATGCCCGGCACCGTCGACGACCCGGCCGCGCCGAGCGGAGGCAACACCTACGACCGCAGGGTGTGCCGGGAGCTGCCCCAGCTCGGCTGGCAGCTCCACGAGCACACCGTCACGGGCGACTGGCCGCGGCCCGGAGACGGCGCGCGCGCCGAACTGGCCCGGGTGCTCCGTGAGTCGGCGGACGGCAGCCTCGTCCTTCTCGACGGACTGGTCGCCTGCGCGGCGCCCGACATCGTCGTCCCCGAGGCCGAACGGCTGCGCCTGACGGTGCTGGTGCATCTGCCGCTGGGCGACGAGACCGGGCTCGCCCCGGAGGCGGCCGCGGCGCTGGAGGCCGGGGAACGCAGGACGCTGCGGGCCGCTGCGGCGGTCGTGGCGACCAGCGAATGGGCGGCGCGCCGGCTCGTGGAGCTCCACGGGCTCGCCCCCGGCCGGGTCCATGTCGCCGCCCCGGGAGCCGATGTCGCGCCCCTGGCGAACAGCACCGCGAACAGCACCGCGAACAGCATCGCGAACGGCGATCCGGCCGGTGCCGCGTACGACGACACGGACAGCGCCGCCCCACGTCTGCTGTGCGTCGCCTCGGTGACCCCGCGCAAGGGACAGCACGAACTGGTGGAGGCCCTGGCGGCCGTCGCCGGCCTGCCGTGGAGCTGCGTCCTCGTCGGCAGCCTGGGCCAAGCCCCCGACTACGTCGCCCGGTTGCGGGAGCTGGTCGAGGAACACGGCCTCGGCGACCGGGTGCACCTCGCCGGCCCCCGGACCGGCCCCGAGCTGAACGCGAGCTACGCCGCCGCCGACCTCCTCGTGCTCGCCTCGCACAACGAGACGTACGGCATGGTCGCGACCGAGGCGCTCGCGCGGGGCGTTCCCGTACTCGCGACGGCCGTCGGCGGACTCCCGGAAGCGGTCGGGCGGACACCCGACGGCAGCGTGCCGGGCGTCCTCGTACCGCCGCAGGACCCGCAGGCCCTCGTGGCGGCACTGCGTCACTGGCTCGCCGAGCCCGGCGAACGCCGCCGTTCGAAAGCGGCCGCGCGCCGGCGGCGCACAGCCCTGGCCGGCTGGGAGACGACGGCGCGGAGCCTGGCCAAGGCGCTGGAACAAGTCCGGCTGAACCCCCTGGAGGCCGTGTGA
- a CDS encoding PstS family phosphate ABC transporter substrate-binding protein, protein MNILPSPRRAIAPAALAAAVVLAAGGCGGADAGSQGGGDKLSGTIRVDGSSTVAPLSTAAAQLFQQQNPGVRVTVGTSGTGGGFEKFCNGETEISDASRPIQPEEKARCDRNGVRFEEFQVANDGLSVVVDKDNDFAECLTVEQLRKIWEPGSEVTNWNQVDPAFPDVELELFGAGTDSGTFDYFTQAVNGEEGRSRTDYTPSEDDNVTVQGVAGSKGGMGYFGLSYYEENQDKLKVLKIDGGDGCVAPSRTTVQNGTYKPLSRPLFIYPNAAALDRREVEAFVEYYVENNADIAEAAQFVPLNAQQEAELDKALQRLREQHKP, encoded by the coding sequence GTGAACATCCTCCCCTCACCGCGCCGGGCCATCGCCCCCGCGGCCCTGGCGGCGGCCGTCGTGCTGGCCGCCGGCGGGTGCGGCGGTGCGGACGCGGGCTCCCAGGGCGGCGGCGACAAGCTCTCCGGCACGATCAGGGTGGACGGCTCCAGCACGGTGGCCCCGCTCTCCACGGCGGCGGCCCAGCTCTTCCAGCAGCAGAATCCCGGCGTCCGGGTCACGGTCGGCACCTCCGGGACGGGCGGCGGCTTCGAGAAGTTCTGCAACGGCGAGACGGAGATCTCCGACGCCTCACGCCCGATACAGCCCGAGGAGAAGGCCCGCTGCGACAGGAACGGCGTGAGGTTCGAGGAGTTCCAGGTCGCCAACGACGGCCTGTCCGTGGTGGTCGACAAGGACAACGACTTCGCCGAGTGCCTGACCGTCGAGCAGCTGAGGAAGATCTGGGAGCCCGGCTCCGAGGTCACCAACTGGAACCAGGTCGACCCCGCCTTCCCCGACGTCGAGCTGGAGCTGTTCGGCGCCGGCACCGACTCGGGCACCTTCGACTACTTCACCCAGGCCGTCAACGGTGAAGAGGGCCGCTCCCGCACCGACTACACACCCAGCGAGGACGACAACGTCACCGTCCAGGGCGTCGCCGGCTCCAAGGGCGGCATGGGCTACTTCGGTCTGTCGTACTACGAGGAGAACCAGGACAAGCTGAAGGTCCTGAAGATCGACGGCGGCGACGGCTGCGTCGCGCCCAGCCGGACCACCGTCCAGAACGGCACGTACAAGCCCCTGTCGCGTCCGCTGTTCATCTACCCGAACGCCGCCGCGCTCGACCGGAGGGAAGTCGAGGCGTTCGTCGAGTACTACGTCGAGAACAACGCCGACATCGCCGAGGCCGCCCAGTTCGTCCCGCTCAACGCCCAGCAGGAGGCCGAGCTGGACAAGGCCCTCCAGAGACTGCGCGAGCAGCACAAGCCATGA
- a CDS encoding creatininase family protein — MSGPHVRPPEPGLLPWDTTADAGSRRADVAVLPIGSFEQHGPYLPLLTDTVIACAIAREVAAAYPVLRLPPVTMSCSHEHAAWPGTVSISATTLHAVVRDIAESLRRSGIGNLILINGHGGNYVLRNVVQESAGSGTRMALFPGSADWSAARDRAGVRTPSHSDMHAGEVETSILLHEQPELVRPGHMTSDFLADDREHLLTLGLRAYTETGVVGRPSLASAEKGKELLAGLVDSFAGYFSLMVPADSSGAFAAEPAAAADSPAPARQVTR; from the coding sequence ATGAGCGGCCCGCATGTGCGACCGCCGGAGCCGGGACTGCTGCCGTGGGACACGACGGCGGACGCCGGTTCGCGGCGTGCCGATGTCGCCGTCCTGCCCATCGGCAGTTTCGAGCAACACGGTCCCTACCTCCCTCTGTTGACGGATACGGTCATCGCCTGCGCGATCGCCAGGGAGGTCGCCGCCGCGTACCCGGTCCTGCGACTGCCCCCGGTGACGATGTCCTGCTCGCACGAGCACGCGGCCTGGCCGGGCACCGTCAGCATTTCCGCCACGACGCTCCATGCTGTCGTACGGGACATCGCCGAATCCCTTCGCCGCTCCGGAATCGGCAATCTGATTCTGATCAACGGACATGGTGGAAACTACGTGCTGCGCAACGTGGTTCAGGAATCCGCCGGCAGCGGCACCCGAATGGCGCTCTTTCCCGGTTCGGCCGACTGGAGTGCGGCGCGGGACCGGGCCGGTGTACGGACGCCGTCGCACAGCGATATGCATGCGGGTGAAGTGGAGACGTCGATCCTGCTGCACGAGCAGCCGGAACTCGTTCGCCCCGGACATATGACCTCCGATTTCCTCGCCGACGACCGGGAGCATTTGCTCACCCTCGGTCTGCGGGCCTACACGGAGACCGGCGTGGTCGGCCGTCCGTCCCTGGCATCGGCCGAGAAGGGTAAGGAATTGCTGGCAGGACTCGTGGATTCCTTCGCCGGGTATTTCTCGCTCATGGTTCCGGCGGACTCCTCGGGCGCGTTCGCGGCGGAGCCTGCCGCCGCGGCCGACTCCCCGGCTCCCGCCCGGCAGGTGACCCGATGA
- the ribA gene encoding GTP cyclohydrolase II, with amino-acid sequence MTDSDGTLRVGVSSKDTERMATVQLSTKYGVFLAIGYLDRIRGDEQIALVYGDIEGDDALTRLHSECLTGDAFGSRHCECGDQLSAALRAIVSEGRGVLVYLQGHEGRGIGLLAKLRAMQLQAEGLDTVEANLALGLPVDARDYGVAADILHDLGVRSVRLMSNNPRKREALQQHGIKVTEQVPLLTQPREENIFYLRAKRERLGHHLPHLDRAADQS; translated from the coding sequence ATGACAGACAGCGATGGCACGCTCCGCGTAGGCGTGAGTTCAAAAGACACCGAACGCATGGCAACTGTCCAACTCTCCACCAAATACGGTGTTTTCCTTGCCATCGGCTACCTGGATCGCATTCGCGGTGACGAACAAATAGCGTTGGTGTACGGCGACATCGAGGGTGACGACGCGCTTACCCGCCTGCATTCGGAGTGCCTGACCGGGGACGCTTTCGGCTCCCGGCACTGCGAGTGCGGGGACCAGCTGTCCGCCGCGCTGCGGGCCATCGTGAGCGAGGGACGCGGCGTCCTCGTCTACCTCCAGGGCCACGAGGGCCGGGGGATCGGCCTGCTGGCCAAGCTCCGGGCGATGCAGCTGCAGGCGGAGGGGCTGGACACCGTGGAGGCCAACCTCGCGCTCGGGTTGCCGGTCGACGCCCGCGACTACGGGGTGGCGGCGGACATCCTGCACGACCTGGGTGTGCGGTCCGTGCGGCTGATGTCGAACAATCCGCGCAAGCGTGAGGCGCTGCAGCAGCACGGCATCAAGGTCACCGAACAGGTTCCGCTGCTGACGCAGCCGCGCGAGGAGAACATCTTCTATCTGCGGGCCAAGCGGGAGCGCCTGGGCCATCACCTGCCGCACCTGGACCGCGCCGCCGACCAGTCGTGA
- a CDS encoding methyltransferase domain-containing protein, which translates to MSATDVTRFAPEWLALREAADAAARAAELLDPLRHGLRVPADASRLPDEDATLVIRDLGCGTGSMGRWLAPRLPGPQHWILHDHDPALLELAATRLPRTADDGSPVTVSTDRGDVARLTAEGLAGTSLVTASALLDLLTREELDGLVAACAGAGCPALLALSVVGRVDLAPAHPMDAEIADAFNAHQRRVDQGRRLLGPDAVAAASVAFARRGMTVQVQASPWRLGPGTAPLTAEWLRGWVGAAVEHRPDLASRADAYLRRRLEQCEAGELRVTLHHSDVLALPRPAGGAS; encoded by the coding sequence GTGAGCGCGACCGATGTCACCCGTTTCGCCCCCGAATGGCTGGCGCTGCGGGAGGCCGCCGACGCCGCCGCCCGCGCCGCCGAGCTCCTCGATCCGCTGCGGCACGGTCTGCGGGTTCCCGCGGACGCTTCGCGGCTGCCGGACGAGGACGCGACGCTGGTGATCCGCGACCTCGGCTGCGGCACCGGTTCCATGGGGCGCTGGCTCGCTCCCCGGCTGCCCGGCCCTCAGCACTGGATCCTGCACGACCACGACCCGGCGCTGCTCGAACTCGCCGCGACACGGCTGCCCCGTACGGCCGACGACGGCAGCCCCGTGACCGTGTCGACGGACCGCGGTGACGTCGCCCGGCTGACCGCGGAGGGTCTCGCCGGCACGTCGCTGGTGACGGCCTCCGCCCTGCTGGACCTGCTCACCCGCGAGGAGCTGGACGGTCTCGTCGCGGCCTGCGCCGGGGCCGGCTGCCCGGCCCTGCTGGCGCTGTCCGTGGTGGGACGGGTCGATCTCGCCCCGGCGCACCCGATGGACGCCGAGATCGCCGACGCGTTCAACGCACACCAGCGCCGGGTGGACCAGGGCCGCCGGCTCCTCGGACCCGACGCCGTCGCGGCGGCCTCCGTGGCCTTCGCGCGGCGCGGCATGACCGTACAGGTGCAGGCGAGCCCGTGGCGGCTGGGGCCCGGAACGGCGCCGCTGACGGCGGAGTGGCTCCGGGGCTGGGTCGGCGCCGCCGTCGAGCACCGGCCCGACCTCGCGTCGCGCGCCGACGCGTACCTGCGACGCCGTCTGGAGCAGTGCGAGGCGGGCGAGTTGCGGGTCACGCTGCACCACAGCGATGTGCTGGCCCTGCCCCGGCCGGCGGGCGGCGCCTCGTGA
- a CDS encoding RibD family protein, translating into MTGRAAGHGAGAGPLDAPGAWEQLLGIRSQERADAAGLHRDADGRHVWRNASPEADVLADRYLSLCLAGPRFTFAQLGQSLDGFIATRKGDADYVTGAEDREHLHRLRALADAVVVGAGTAVADDPRLTVRACTGPNPVRVVLDPHGRVPLRRQVFTDGAAPTLWVVGADCERGQAGPDAERMPGVDVLTLPDRAAFAPGRLVHELARRGLGRVLVEGGGVTVSRFLHEGALDRLYVTVAPVLIGDGVPGLGFPGPELMRDALRPPTRRAFLGEDTLFEFDLRTPHPGEPLDGENPDAGQARGEGQ; encoded by the coding sequence ATGACCGGCCGTGCCGCCGGGCACGGTGCCGGCGCCGGACCGCTGGACGCGCCGGGCGCCTGGGAGCAGTTGCTCGGCATACGGTCCCAGGAGCGGGCCGACGCCGCCGGACTGCACCGCGACGCGGACGGCAGGCACGTGTGGCGGAACGCCTCCCCCGAGGCGGACGTCCTCGCCGACCGCTATCTGTCGCTGTGCCTGGCCGGCCCCCGCTTCACCTTCGCCCAGCTGGGCCAGAGCCTGGACGGCTTCATCGCGACCCGGAAGGGCGACGCCGACTACGTCACGGGAGCCGAGGACCGCGAGCATCTGCACCGGCTGCGCGCGCTCGCCGACGCGGTGGTCGTCGGTGCCGGTACCGCCGTCGCGGACGATCCCCGGCTGACGGTGCGCGCCTGTACCGGCCCCAACCCGGTGCGCGTCGTCCTCGACCCGCACGGCCGGGTGCCGCTGCGGCGGCAGGTGTTCACCGACGGCGCGGCCCCCACCCTGTGGGTGGTGGGCGCCGACTGCGAGCGCGGGCAGGCCGGTCCGGACGCCGAGCGGATGCCCGGAGTCGACGTACTGACCCTCCCCGACAGGGCCGCGTTCGCCCCCGGCCGCCTGGTGCACGAGCTCGCGCGGCGCGGCCTCGGCCGGGTGCTGGTCGAGGGCGGCGGCGTCACCGTGTCGCGTTTCCTCCACGAGGGCGCGCTGGACCGGCTCTACGTCACCGTCGCACCGGTCCTGATCGGCGACGGCGTCCCGGGACTGGGCTTCCCCGGCCCCGAACTGATGCGGGACGCGCTCCGTCCGCCGACGCGCCGCGCCTTCCTCGGCGAGGACACCCTCTTCGAGTTCGATCTGCGGACGCCGCATCCCGGCGAACCACTGGACGGCGAGAACCCCGATGCCGGGCAGGCTCGCGGCGAAGGCCAGTAG
- a CDS encoding 6-pyruvoyl trahydropterin synthase family protein — MFSVTVREHLMIAHSFRGEVFGPAQRLHGATFLVDATFRRPELDADNIVVDIGLATSELNGVVGAFNYRNLDDEPAFAGVNTSTEYLAKVIADRLADRVHEGALGEGARGLTGITVTLHESHIAWASYERTL, encoded by the coding sequence TTGTTCAGCGTCACAGTCCGCGAACACCTCATGATCGCTCACAGCTTCCGCGGCGAGGTCTTCGGACCCGCGCAGCGACTGCACGGAGCGACGTTTCTGGTGGACGCCACCTTCCGCCGTCCCGAGCTGGACGCCGACAACATCGTGGTCGACATCGGACTGGCCACCAGTGAACTGAACGGCGTGGTGGGCGCGTTCAACTACCGCAATCTCGACGACGAACCCGCCTTCGCCGGCGTCAACACCTCGACCGAGTACCTGGCGAAGGTCATCGCCGACCGCCTGGCCGACCGGGTGCACGAGGGGGCGCTGGGCGAGGGAGCACGCGGCCTGACCGGCATCACGGTCACGCTGCACGAGTCCCACATCGCCTGGGCCAGTTACGAGCGGACTCTGTGA